The genome window CATTGTTTTTGTTCCAAGATAAATCCTGGGGCTTCTAACAAGGATTGCCTTGTTGTTTTTGTTGTGTTTTTTAAAGTGTTATTTATATGTGAGAACATCATTGCTGTATCCCTCGATTGAATTCCTAAAACTATTCTATTAGACATCATCAGACAAACAGAGGACAACAGATGCTAGCAAGCACTTGGATGTTATGGCCTAATAAAACCACAGTTTACAATTAAAAGATAGATCCTCTTGCATCAGTCTCTCATATTGATAAAGAGAGATGCAAATGTTATCTTTTTAATCCAACTACTGTTACTTTGCTGGTTTTCTTTAATTCCTGATCATCTCATGACATGTAGTTTTATTTACTGTTGGCAGGTCATAGCGAATTTCAGCTCTGCTTGGTGTGATCCATGTCAAGTGATTGCACCTTTTTTTGCCGAACTATCTGCAAAATACCCTTCATTTATTTTCTTGGCAATTGATGTCGATCAACTCTCAGTGAGTACTTTCCTTCATTTtaaatatctttaattttttttcaattggTGAAAACAGTGGTGTTTTTGTAAATATTCAATGATCGCCTACTGTGCCATTTAAATCAGTTTGATGTGTTCACTGATGTGGTCTTACTGCTTCTTGTCTAGCTGATTTTTTTGCATGAAGTCTCTTCATGCATTTTTTTGTCTTTGGTGATTAAAATTTAGAATTCCAACATTATCATCAGTTTATTTAATGAAAAATGCTTCTTATCTATTTGCTACATACAATTGATAAATGGGAAACGTTAATCAGTTCTTAATAGAAATATCTCAATAGCATGCTTCATATTGGTTGAACTATTCCAAGTTTTATACCTAATGCCGGTCATAGATCGGAAAAAAGAGCACATAAAATTGGTATAAGACTGTGTTTGGTTCTTTACAGGATTTTTCGGCATCATGGGATATCCAAGCAACTCCAACATTCTTTTTCCTCGACGATGGGCAGAAGTTGGACAAGCTCGTCGGTTCAGAAAATATGGAGCTCGAGAAGAAATTAATTGAGTTTGTTAATGGATCCATTAACCACGAGAGATCACTCGAGTCAGACCTACATTAGCGTATCAAGTGTTGTGCCATTTGCCCTGACCACAAAACATAATTGACATCATAATGTTGTTTGCATTCTAGCAGAGACCAAACAAATAGGATACATCAGTACTGGTCGATGATACAATAACCTGAGATTTTATCTTGTGATGGTTGTTAGATGTCTTCGTCAACCACTTGTTGGGCTCCCTTGAGATCTATCAAGCAATTGTATCAACTTTCTGAGTGTTGTAATGCACCAAAAAATGAATGTAAAAAACAAATGGCTGTGGAAGATGCTGCAATAAAGACATGATGTGCACTGTGAGGTGAAAGATCAGTGTTGTTTGTGGTGATGGTAGACACTCAATGTTGGTAGTTGTATTTGGAATCCATGACAATGTATATGCTAATTGTTAGTGGTATGTTTGAGGCTTGCATGGATGTCCCATAAAcccaaacaaaaaaaagatatcTGGAGTAATTTACAAGAAAATTCTCGAATATTTAGTTTTTACCATATGGTGTTcctctataaaaaaaaaactatctaaaaccatttttttcataaacttcaatttttaaatattttttt of Musa acuminata AAA Group cultivar baxijiao chromosome BXJ1-7, Cavendish_Baxijiao_AAA, whole genome shotgun sequence contains these proteins:
- the LOC135584929 gene encoding thioredoxin H4-1-like isoform X2; amino-acid sequence: MGNCMEKKAAVIDDGIFYGANVDKIFNKEQWDEKISEAKKDGKMVIANFSSAWCDPCQVIAPFFAELSAKYPSFIFLAIDVDQLSDFSASWDIQATPTFFFLDDGQKLDKLVGSENMELEKKLIEFVNGSINHERSLESDLH
- the LOC135584929 gene encoding thioredoxin H4-1-like isoform X1; amino-acid sequence: MKAWYIRNIYSKQRVLLVFSFGSANNEKAAVIDDGIFYGANVDKIFNKEQWDEKISEAKKDGKMVIANFSSAWCDPCQVIAPFFAELSAKYPSFIFLAIDVDQLSDFSASWDIQATPTFFFLDDGQKLDKLVGSENMELEKKLIEFVNGSINHERSLESDLH